A window of the Radiobacillus deserti genome harbors these coding sequences:
- a CDS encoding ABC transporter ATP-binding protein: MNMSKQYGSKKVIDSINLDVYKGQIIGYIGPNGAGKSTTVKILLGLIDQYDGRVEIFGKDISNETTVFKKRIGYVPENAEVYDNLTAFEYLTFVGGLYGLDESDVIEKIIQLSKLLNIDHALDTRLSSFSKGMKQKVLLISSLVHNPDLLFLDEPLSGLDANSVMIVKELLSQLAREGKTIFYSSHIMEVVEKISNRIILLSNGKIVADGTFEQLKQQNKDGTLEEIFNELTGFNQHKEIAQNIVHVMHGRDGYE; this comes from the coding sequence ATGAACATGTCAAAACAATACGGGTCTAAAAAGGTAATTGATTCCATTAATCTCGATGTGTATAAAGGACAAATAATTGGCTATATTGGGCCAAACGGCGCGGGGAAGAGTACAACCGTAAAAATTCTGCTTGGACTAATTGATCAGTATGATGGTCGGGTAGAAATATTTGGAAAAGACATTTCTAATGAAACTACCGTATTTAAGAAGCGAATTGGATATGTACCGGAAAATGCAGAGGTTTACGACAACCTTACTGCCTTTGAATACTTAACCTTTGTAGGTGGTTTATACGGATTAGACGAATCAGATGTCATTGAAAAGATAATCCAGCTTAGCAAGCTTCTAAACATTGACCACGCTCTTGATACTCGATTATCTTCCTTTTCTAAGGGAATGAAACAAAAAGTTTTGCTTATTTCCAGTTTAGTACATAATCCAGATTTATTGTTTTTAGATGAGCCTTTAAGTGGTTTGGATGCAAATAGCGTAATGATTGTAAAGGAGCTTCTTTCCCAACTAGCAAGGGAAGGAAAAACGATTTTTTATTCTTCTCACATTATGGAAGTAGTTGAGAAAATCAGTAACCGAATCATTTTATTATCGAATGGAAAAATCGTAGCAGATGGAACATTTGAACAATTAAAGCAACAGAATAAAGATGGCACGTTGGAAGAAATTTTTAATGAATTAACTGGATTTAATCAACATAAAGAAATTGCTCAAAATATCGTTCATGTCATGCACGGGAGAGATGGTTATGAATGA
- a CDS encoding ABC transporter substrate-binding protein encodes MKKFLVRWLAVPSLVLVLVLSACNNSSSGGKDAEEEPVATTSDKPLAPLKEPETVVIAEDGSASGAGFYIAKEKGYFEEYGINVKFVTFGNSDEMLPAVAAGEVDVAGGISSASFFNSIAQGIDVRMIADKGHNIKGKSYFSFVIRKDLQDEIQSYEDFKGKKVAVSTRNAVDDYIFQKMIEHAGLTRDDVEFVLMSDFGNMMSSMGNKTVDAALQIEPLITQGTEQDIHVRFGDATDFAPKAQIAMVLGSPKFMDERREVAKRFMAAYLRGVRDYNDAFVKEKGNKDEIIDIMTKYTAVKDPKVWKKVGVTGLNPNGDMFVDNIKEQYEFYKENGAIRGDLDIDQVVDLSLVEEVVDIIGKYE; translated from the coding sequence GTGAAGAAGTTTTTAGTTAGATGGTTAGCCGTCCCTAGTCTTGTCTTAGTGCTAGTTCTTTCAGCTTGTAATAACTCGTCCTCCGGTGGAAAAGACGCAGAGGAGGAACCTGTCGCTACAACTAGTGATAAACCACTTGCACCTTTAAAAGAACCCGAAACAGTTGTCATTGCGGAGGATGGATCCGCTTCTGGAGCTGGCTTTTACATCGCAAAAGAAAAAGGTTACTTTGAAGAGTACGGAATTAATGTTAAATTCGTTACCTTCGGAAATAGTGATGAAATGCTTCCTGCTGTAGCAGCAGGAGAAGTGGATGTTGCTGGAGGAATCTCATCTGCTTCATTCTTTAATTCGATTGCACAAGGTATCGATGTGCGAATGATTGCAGATAAAGGACATAACATCAAAGGGAAGTCTTATTTTTCCTTTGTTATTCGTAAAGACTTGCAAGATGAGATTCAAAGCTACGAAGATTTCAAAGGAAAAAAAGTTGCTGTTTCCACTCGAAATGCAGTGGATGATTATATCTTCCAAAAAATGATTGAGCATGCTGGACTTACGAGAGATGATGTAGAATTTGTTCTTATGTCTGACTTTGGAAACATGATGTCTAGTATGGGGAATAAAACGGTAGATGCAGCACTTCAAATTGAACCACTTATCACACAAGGAACAGAACAAGACATCCACGTTCGATTTGGAGATGCGACAGATTTTGCACCGAAGGCACAGATCGCAATGGTCCTAGGCTCTCCTAAATTCATGGATGAACGGCGTGAAGTTGCCAAACGATTTATGGCTGCTTATTTAAGAGGAGTTCGGGACTATAACGACGCCTTCGTGAAGGAAAAGGGAAATAAAGATGAGATTATTGATATCATGACCAAATATACAGCAGTGAAGGATCCAAAAGTTTGGAAGAAAGTAGGGGTAACAGGACTTAACCCGAATGGAGATATGTTCGTTGACAATATTAAAGAACAATACGAGTTCTATAAAGAAAATGGTGCAATTCGTGGAGATCTCGACATTGACCAAGTCGTAGACCTATCTCTTGTAGAAGAAGTCGTAGACATTATCGGCAAATACGAATAA
- a CDS encoding ABC transporter ATP-binding protein, producing MSEDSKVTIQDLTKVFYKKNESVTAIKDVNLHIKEGEFVCIIGPSGCGKTTLLRILAGLEKPSTGEMDIHHSDGSKPLQSMVFQERGVIPWMTVEENVAFGLKMRHLPRKEIKEQTDYFLRKVGLEKFAKLYPKELSGGMKQRVSIARAFANDPEILLMDEPFAALDEQNKFILQEELLNIWQETKKTVLFITHSIDEAMLLSDRILLMSSQPGQIVKEKNIDLPRPRKIEDIRANPELADSFVEIWQHLQTEVQGSRSS from the coding sequence ATGAGTGAAGATAGTAAAGTCACGATACAAGATCTCACAAAGGTCTTTTATAAAAAAAATGAAAGTGTTACAGCAATAAAAGATGTCAACCTTCATATTAAAGAGGGTGAATTTGTTTGTATCATCGGTCCAAGTGGCTGCGGAAAAACGACATTACTGCGTATTCTTGCTGGGCTCGAAAAGCCAAGCACTGGTGAAATGGATATTCACCATTCCGATGGGAGCAAACCATTGCAATCCATGGTTTTTCAAGAAAGAGGAGTTATTCCTTGGATGACGGTAGAAGAAAATGTTGCCTTCGGTTTGAAAATGCGACATCTCCCACGAAAAGAAATAAAAGAACAAACCGATTACTTCTTAAGAAAAGTAGGGTTAGAGAAGTTTGCGAAGCTTTATCCAAAAGAGCTTTCTGGTGGAATGAAGCAGCGTGTAAGTATAGCGAGAGCATTTGCTAATGATCCAGAAATCCTGCTTATGGATGAACCCTTTGCAGCCCTAGACGAACAAAATAAGTTTATTTTGCAAGAGGAACTACTAAACATCTGGCAAGAGACTAAGAAGACGGTTCTATTCATCACTCACAGCATTGATGAAGCCATGCTATTAAGCGACCGCATCCTATTGATGAGCTCGCAGCCTGGTCAGATTGTGAAGGAGAAAAATATTGACCTTCCTCGACCACGAAAGATTGAGGATATCCGCGCAAACCCCGAACTGGCTGATAGCTTTGTTGAAATATGGCAGCATCTGCAGACTGAAGTTCAAGGTTCTCGAAGCTCATAA
- a CDS encoding ABC transporter permease yields the protein MEEQNQTAVQVEREEWKKRNRKANLKQLLTISSPIFVLILWEILSRTALIDPRFFPAPSLIIMTMFDMGTNGELFSHISISLQRILFGFLLGVIPAIGLGLIMGMYSPFRHFFSPLVMAFMPIPTLAMLPIILIIFGIGEFSKMVTIAISVFFPVVINTTAGVTNIDKIYLDVANNYGASAKDFFFKIALPGSLPVMLEGIQMGQAIALLTIVAAEMIGANSGIGYIIWMNYKAFLLPEMYVGLVLISFFGYLFSLLIRGLHKKLIPWK from the coding sequence ATGGAAGAACAAAATCAAACAGCAGTTCAAGTGGAACGAGAAGAGTGGAAAAAAAGAAATCGAAAAGCAAACCTTAAACAATTACTAACCATTTCTTCTCCAATTTTTGTATTAATTCTTTGGGAAATACTTTCGCGCACTGCATTAATTGATCCACGATTTTTCCCTGCGCCAAGCTTAATCATCATGACCATGTTCGACATGGGTACGAATGGAGAATTATTTAGCCATATCTCCATTAGTTTACAGCGAATTCTTTTCGGGTTTTTACTCGGTGTAATTCCAGCGATTGGCTTGGGTCTAATAATGGGAATGTATTCGCCTTTTCGCCATTTCTTTTCTCCATTAGTTATGGCTTTTATGCCGATACCTACACTGGCGATGCTGCCTATTATTCTTATCATTTTTGGTATCGGAGAATTTTCGAAGATGGTGACAATTGCGATTAGTGTATTTTTCCCAGTAGTTATCAATACAACCGCAGGTGTCACGAACATCGATAAGATTTACCTCGATGTCGCCAACAACTACGGAGCAAGCGCAAAAGACTTTTTCTTTAAAATTGCCTTGCCAGGATCGCTACCCGTCATGCTAGAAGGGATTCAGATGGGGCAAGCGATTGCTTTGTTAACTATCGTTGCCGCTGAAATGATTGGGGCAAACTCCGGAATTGGATATATCATTTGGATGAACTATAAAGCATTCCTTCTTCCCGAGATGTATGTAGGCTTAGTTCTCATCTCATTCTTTGGTTATTTGTTCTCTCTCCTTATTAGAGGGCTTCATAAGAAGCTAATTCCTTGGAAATAA
- a CDS encoding Lrp/AsnC family transcriptional regulator has translation MTVNDKKIEILELLEKDSRLEVEKIAKMTDLSVEETNQLISEMERDHIIAGYSTLIDWTKVLDYEGVTAMIDVKVTPTRGVGFDKVAERIYRFPEVEAVYLMSGAYDLSVLIEAKTMSDIGRFVSDKLSTLESVLSTTTHFVLKKYKHDGIIFEGDDDDKRIMVTP, from the coding sequence TTGACAGTGAATGATAAAAAGATAGAAATATTAGAGCTATTAGAGAAGGATAGTCGGTTAGAAGTTGAAAAAATCGCCAAAATGACAGATTTGTCCGTGGAAGAAACAAATCAGCTAATTTCGGAAATGGAACGAGATCATATTATTGCTGGGTACTCTACGCTAATTGATTGGACAAAAGTGCTGGACTACGAAGGGGTAACCGCAATGATAGACGTTAAGGTAACGCCAACAAGAGGGGTTGGTTTTGATAAGGTGGCAGAAAGGATTTATCGTTTTCCTGAAGTGGAAGCGGTCTATTTAATGTCTGGTGCGTATGATCTGTCTGTTCTTATTGAAGCGAAAACAATGTCTGATATAGGGCGATTTGTTTCCGATAAACTTTCTACATTAGAATCTGTACTCTCCACGACGACTCACTTCGTGTTGAAAAAGTATAAGCACGATGGCATAATCTTTGAAGGTGATGACGATGATAAAAGAATCATGGTGACACCATGA
- a CDS encoding DUF2268 domain-containing protein → MHLIDTKSWLFDYITKKTDRLEEDMLIQLDTICKKLTPHFPGVSEMDIHQHLLEHGLFVPWKQDKGTISTFLEQSYEMNTKTHLEWLKKEWQGPDVSVFLFPSDHTNPDFLREFNAVSGVSHTDKLFLFLPPQVETKKLQAVLTHEYHHICRLAKLKKQEEEFHLLDTIIAEGLAEYAVQEIVGIPYLSKWATLYSLEESERHWNDFLSENQFVEKGTRTHDKLLYGEPPLPPMIGYNCGYQIAKSSAEKESFSTVDLLSVDSQTVLQKSSFANR, encoded by the coding sequence GTGCATCTTATTGATACAAAGTCGTGGTTATTCGATTATATAACTAAAAAAACAGATAGGTTGGAGGAAGACATGCTTATTCAACTGGACACTATTTGTAAAAAGCTAACTCCCCATTTTCCAGGAGTCAGTGAAATGGATATTCATCAACATTTGTTAGAACATGGTTTATTCGTTCCTTGGAAGCAAGACAAAGGAACTATTTCTACTTTCTTAGAGCAATCCTACGAAATGAATACTAAAACACACCTTGAATGGTTAAAAAAAGAATGGCAAGGACCTGATGTATCTGTTTTCCTGTTTCCATCCGACCATACAAACCCTGACTTCTTACGAGAATTCAATGCCGTCTCTGGCGTTAGTCATACTGATAAACTCTTTCTTTTTTTACCTCCACAAGTAGAAACGAAAAAACTACAAGCTGTTCTCACACATGAATATCACCACATTTGTAGACTAGCGAAGCTAAAAAAACAAGAGGAGGAGTTTCATTTATTAGATACAATAATTGCGGAAGGGTTAGCAGAATATGCAGTCCAAGAGATAGTGGGCATTCCCTATCTGTCAAAATGGGCAACGCTCTATTCGTTAGAAGAAAGCGAAAGACATTGGAACGATTTTCTGAGTGAAAATCAGTTTGTAGAGAAAGGAACTAGGACTCATGATAAATTGCTATATGGTGAACCTCCTCTCCCACCAATGATTGGGTACAATTGTGGGTACCAAATCGCAAAATCTTCGGCTGAGAAAGAATCTTTCTCTACCGTCGATCTTCTATCGGTAGATTCTCAAACAGTGTTGCAAAAGTCTAGTTTTGCTAATAGGTAA
- a CDS encoding glycine betaine uptake BCCT transporter, giving the protein MKERYIVFYISIIILSLLVVTGIIIPGALETATANIQDFFSDAFGWYYLILVTIVLGICLFLLVSPIGRIKLGNQDEKPEFSTPTWIAMLFSAGMGIGLVFYGSAEPISHYAISSPTGEVGTDQAIKDALRFTFFHWGIHAWGIYAIVALAIAYFHFRHKKLSLISATLEPIFGDKVYGVTGKGIDIFSVLATVLGVATSLGFGAVQINGGLGYLFGLPSNIWVQFIIIAIVTVLFLISAWSGLGKGIKILSNANMILAGVLLLLMFLFGPTLFILNLFTDTIGGYIQTLPQMSFRIAPLNEDIRGWINGWTIFYWAWWIAWSPFVGIFIARVSKGRSIREFVFYVLLIPSVVVFIWFSTFGGSAIALEHDGIANISSLSTEESLFGVFSHYPLSLVTSVTAIVLIASFFITSADSGTYVLGMMTTNGSHSPGNKVKFTWGILLSAIAIVLLYSGGLQALQNIMIIAALPFSIIIALMAISLIRALRIEARQLGIGRIKKREKK; this is encoded by the coding sequence ATGAAAGAACGTTATATAGTGTTTTACATTTCAATTATTATCCTTTCTCTACTCGTAGTTACAGGAATAATCATCCCAGGTGCCTTAGAGACGGCTACAGCAAATATTCAAGACTTCTTTTCGGATGCCTTTGGGTGGTATTACTTAATCCTGGTCACTATTGTTCTTGGTATCTGTTTATTTTTACTTGTTTCGCCTATTGGGCGAATAAAGCTCGGAAACCAAGATGAAAAACCTGAATTTTCTACCCCCACATGGATTGCTATGTTATTTAGTGCTGGAATGGGGATTGGACTTGTTTTCTATGGATCGGCAGAACCAATTAGCCATTATGCTATAAGCTCGCCTACTGGTGAGGTTGGAACCGATCAGGCCATAAAGGATGCTCTTCGTTTTACATTCTTTCATTGGGGAATTCACGCTTGGGGTATATATGCCATCGTTGCTTTAGCGATTGCCTACTTCCATTTCCGACATAAGAAGTTGAGTTTAATTAGTGCTACGTTAGAGCCGATTTTTGGCGATAAGGTGTACGGTGTTACTGGAAAAGGTATAGATATCTTTTCTGTTTTAGCAACAGTTCTTGGTGTAGCCACTTCGCTTGGATTTGGAGCCGTTCAAATCAATGGTGGGTTAGGATATTTGTTTGGTTTACCGTCCAATATTTGGGTACAATTCATTATTATCGCCATTGTTACGGTTCTATTTCTCATTTCAGCATGGTCCGGATTAGGGAAGGGTATAAAAATATTAAGTAACGCTAACATGATCTTAGCTGGAGTTTTACTTTTGCTTATGTTTTTATTCGGTCCAACGTTATTTATTTTAAATCTGTTTACAGACACAATTGGGGGATATATACAAACATTACCACAAATGAGTTTTAGGATAGCACCTTTAAATGAAGATATTCGTGGATGGATTAATGGATGGACCATTTTCTATTGGGCGTGGTGGATTGCATGGTCCCCATTTGTTGGAATCTTTATTGCCCGTGTTTCGAAAGGGAGAAGTATTAGGGAATTTGTTTTTTATGTGCTGCTCATTCCTTCCGTTGTTGTATTTATATGGTTCTCTACATTCGGTGGATCGGCCATTGCACTCGAACATGATGGAATTGCAAACATATCAAGCCTATCTACAGAAGAATCGTTATTTGGTGTTTTTTCACACTATCCATTGTCGCTAGTAACATCCGTAACTGCCATCGTGCTAATTGCATCTTTTTTTATTACATCTGCAGATTCAGGCACGTATGTGCTAGGTATGATGACGACAAATGGGTCCCACTCGCCTGGTAATAAAGTAAAATTTACATGGGGGATTTTACTTTCAGCGATTGCCATTGTGCTTCTTTATTCAGGTGGATTGCAAGCATTACAAAATATAATGATTATAGCTGCGTTACCTTTTTCCATTATTATCGCTTTAATGGCCATTAGTCTAATTAGAGCATTAAGAATAGAGGCAAGGCAACTTGGAATAGGTCGTATTAAAAAGAGAGAGAAAAAGTAA
- a CDS encoding aminotransferase, whose product MSPSSKTTYLSKTVEQLQPSGIRRFFDLASKMDNVISLGVGEPDFVTPWNVIEASFHSLEKGYTAYTANAGMIELRTRISAYLKKKYQVDYDPEEQVIVTVGASQAIDLALRALIDPGDEVIVVEPSFVSYAPAVSLAGGIPVKVDTDPLQQFKLEPELLEKAITEKTKAIMLCSPNNPTGTVLSKDELAAIAAVVKKYDLFVLSDEIYGELCYDEKHTSFSQIPEMKERTLLLSGFSKAFAMTGWRLGYAVGPSEIIKAMTKIHQYTIMSAPTMAQHAAIEALDHSETSVQEMKKSYRQRRNFVVKEFREMGLNCYLPGGAFYVFPSIQKTGFTSEEFAEKLLQEQRVAVVPGNVFGRSGEGYIRCSYATSLKQLDEAMKRIRAFLQTI is encoded by the coding sequence ATGAGCCCATCTAGTAAAACTACTTATTTGTCTAAAACGGTTGAACAGCTTCAACCATCTGGAATCCGCCGTTTTTTTGATTTAGCATCTAAAATGGATAATGTCATTTCTTTAGGAGTTGGAGAGCCTGATTTTGTTACGCCATGGAATGTAATAGAAGCGAGTTTTCATTCCTTAGAGAAAGGCTATACGGCTTATACAGCAAATGCCGGAATGATAGAATTACGAACGAGAATCAGCGCATATTTAAAAAAGAAATATCAAGTGGACTATGACCCGGAAGAGCAAGTTATTGTAACTGTCGGTGCCAGTCAGGCAATTGATTTAGCATTAAGAGCATTAATCGACCCAGGGGATGAGGTAATAGTTGTGGAGCCAAGCTTCGTATCCTACGCTCCAGCAGTTTCCTTAGCGGGAGGGATTCCGGTAAAAGTAGACACAGATCCACTTCAGCAGTTTAAGCTTGAGCCAGAGTTACTAGAAAAAGCTATTACAGAGAAAACAAAGGCAATTATGCTATGTAGTCCGAATAACCCAACCGGAACAGTTTTATCAAAGGATGAGTTAGCGGCTATAGCTGCTGTAGTAAAGAAGTATGACTTATTTGTTCTTTCTGATGAAATATATGGAGAGTTGTGTTATGACGAGAAACACACGAGCTTTAGTCAAATTCCGGAGATGAAAGAACGGACACTTCTGTTATCTGGATTTTCTAAAGCATTTGCGATGACAGGGTGGCGTTTAGGTTACGCGGTTGGTCCTTCAGAAATCATTAAAGCAATGACGAAAATTCATCAATATACGATCATGTCTGCTCCGACTATGGCGCAGCACGCAGCAATCGAGGCTCTGGATCATTCGGAGACTAGCGTTCAGGAGATGAAGAAAAGTTATCGGCAACGAAGAAACTTTGTCGTTAAAGAGTTTCGAGAAATGGGCTTAAATTGTTATTTACCTGGAGGAGCGTTTTATGTCTTTCCATCGATCCAAAAAACAGGTTTTACTTCGGAAGAATTTGCAGAAAAGCTATTGCAGGAGCAGCGGGTAGCTGTTGTTCCAGGAAATGTATTTGGACGAAGCGGGGAAGGGTACATTCGTTGTTCCTATGCGACATCTTTAAAGCAGTTGGATGAAGCGATGAAGCGAATTCGAGCGTTTTTACAAACGATATAG